From Caballeronia insecticola, a single genomic window includes:
- a CDS encoding ArsR/SmtB family transcription factor, whose product MTSTLTPQAASITSDERVVPLADLFRLLGDPTRLRIVLACVEQKRAVGAIAESLGLSASLVSHHLRLLRAARIVRAERQGKQVFYVAADRHISGMLGELLEHIAEPPSDPADID is encoded by the coding sequence GTGACATCCACCCTGACTCCGCAAGCCGCGTCAATCACCTCCGACGAGCGCGTCGTGCCGCTCGCCGACCTGTTCCGCCTGCTCGGCGACCCGACGCGTCTGCGCATCGTGCTGGCGTGCGTCGAGCAGAAGCGCGCCGTCGGGGCGATCGCGGAATCGCTCGGGCTGTCGGCGTCGCTGGTGAGCCATCACTTGCGGCTGTTGCGTGCCGCGCGCATCGTGCGCGCCGAGCGTCAGGGCAAGCAGGTGTTCTACGTGGCCGCCGACCGTCACATCAGCGGGATGCTCGGCGAGTTGCTGGAACACATCGCGGAGCCGCCGTCCGATCCCGCCGACATCGACTGA
- a CDS encoding type 1 glutamine amidotransferase (Members of this family of hydrolases with an active site Cys residue belong to MEROPS family C26.): MSDNKTSNDASSTDARQREMTRDGANPTASPAAAAAAAAPGPQASATERASTDAPSSASNVEPVDKAQARQDDAQQAAREARASSAQAAVREPHRTVAESKASLAENLESATEAEAASTNAHSAATDSPTGRTAPSPAVGFPPEIAEAPDFGKLNPPPLPATEQASAPPQPAYLKQSDSAWSVFGRIIAARARQIFDRAGQRITQRTLRIGVSARIFHPEPGAKGLRGKTLQYLEESIAHWVMSRDVLVFMIPTVGHQGMLHPSNIRLRDYAKHLDGLLLQGGADVSPQSYEEAATRPEWPGDRVRDMYELELLHEFVESGKPVLGVCRGCQLINVAFGGTLYGDIATDVPTAGIHVNEQYDQHRHSIRFPDGSTLVNMFPNQREAIVNSIHHQAVKTLGRDLNIEAVSASDGIIEAVRYRKSPFVVGVQWHPEFHRAGGAELLDCTPLLDTFLRVARETRF; this comes from the coding sequence ATGAGCGATAACAAAACGTCCAACGACGCAAGCAGCACCGACGCGCGCCAGCGCGAAATGACACGAGACGGCGCGAATCCCACGGCGTCGCCCGCGGCCGCAGCGGCGGCGGCCGCGCCCGGTCCTCAAGCGAGCGCAACCGAGCGCGCGTCGACGGATGCGCCTTCGAGCGCATCGAACGTGGAGCCTGTCGACAAGGCGCAGGCCCGCCAGGATGACGCGCAGCAGGCCGCCCGCGAAGCCCGCGCGAGTTCCGCGCAGGCCGCCGTACGCGAGCCGCATCGCACCGTCGCGGAATCCAAGGCGAGCCTCGCCGAAAATCTCGAATCGGCGACCGAAGCGGAGGCCGCGAGCACCAACGCGCACTCCGCCGCAACCGATTCCCCGACGGGCCGCACCGCTCCGTCGCCCGCCGTCGGCTTTCCTCCCGAGATCGCCGAAGCGCCCGATTTCGGCAAGCTCAACCCGCCGCCGCTGCCCGCCACCGAGCAGGCGAGCGCGCCGCCGCAGCCCGCTTATCTGAAGCAATCGGATTCGGCGTGGTCGGTGTTCGGGCGCATTATCGCGGCGCGGGCGCGGCAGATTTTCGACCGCGCGGGGCAGCGCATCACACAGCGCACGTTGCGCATCGGCGTGTCGGCGCGCATTTTTCATCCGGAGCCGGGTGCGAAGGGTCTGCGCGGCAAGACGCTGCAGTATCTGGAGGAATCGATCGCGCACTGGGTCATGTCGCGCGATGTGCTCGTCTTCATGATTCCGACGGTCGGGCATCAGGGCATGCTGCATCCGAGCAACATCCGTTTGCGCGATTATGCGAAGCATCTCGACGGCCTGCTGCTGCAAGGCGGCGCGGACGTCTCGCCGCAGTCGTACGAGGAAGCCGCGACGCGGCCGGAATGGCCGGGCGACCGCGTGCGCGACATGTACGAACTGGAGCTGCTGCATGAGTTCGTCGAGTCGGGCAAGCCGGTGCTGGGCGTGTGCCGCGGCTGTCAGCTGATCAACGTGGCATTCGGCGGCACGCTCTACGGCGATATCGCCACCGATGTCCCCACGGCCGGCATCCACGTCAACGAGCAGTACGACCAGCATCGCCATTCCATTCGCTTCCCGGACGGCTCCACGCTCGTCAACATGTTCCCGAACCAGCGTGAGGCGATCGTCAACTCGATCCACCATCAGGCGGTGAAGACGCTCGGACGCGATCTGAACATCGAGGCGGTGTCGGCGTCGGACGGCATCATCGAGGCGGTGCGCTACCGGAAGTCGCCGTTCGTGGTCGGCGTGCAGTGGCACCCGGAGTTCCACCGGGCGGGCGGCGCGGAATTGCTCGATTGCACGCCGCTGCTCGATACGTTCCTGCGCGTGGCGCGGGAAACGCGCTTCTGA
- the tcuC gene encoding MFS transporter — translation MSTTHLAPANESKFKTVFRVVSGNFLEMYDFMVYGYYASAIAKTYFPSGNEFASLMLALSVFGAGFLMRPVGAIVLGAYIDHHGRRKGLILTLTLMAIGTACVALVPGYATIGALAPIIVLGGRLLQGFSAGVELGGVSVYLSEIATKGNKGFYCSWQSGSQQVAVVFAALIGVIMNRLLPPDQMTAWGWRVPFLIGCLIVPFLFIIRRSLRETDEFLARKHRPGMREITRSIVQNWGIVIAGMGMVIMTTVSFYMITAYTPTFGKEVLKLDAVDALVVTVCVGISNLVWLPVMGAVSDRIGRRPVLLAFTILTILTSYPAVQWLVADPSFARLLMVELWLSFLYGSYNGAMVVALTEVMPVDVRTTGFSMAYSLATTIGGFTPAISTYLIHSTGNKAAPGLWMGLAAICGLIATLVLYRSPEARNQYKTA, via the coding sequence ATGTCCACGACCCATCTAGCTCCCGCCAACGAATCCAAGTTCAAGACGGTGTTTCGCGTTGTCAGCGGAAACTTCCTTGAAATGTACGACTTCATGGTCTACGGCTACTACGCGTCAGCGATTGCCAAGACCTATTTTCCGAGCGGCAACGAGTTCGCCTCGCTGATGCTCGCGCTCTCCGTGTTCGGCGCGGGCTTCCTGATGCGGCCCGTCGGCGCTATTGTGCTCGGCGCGTATATCGACCATCACGGGCGGCGCAAAGGCCTGATCCTCACGCTCACGCTGATGGCGATCGGCACCGCGTGCGTCGCGCTCGTGCCGGGATACGCGACCATCGGCGCGCTCGCACCGATCATCGTGCTGGGCGGGCGCTTGCTGCAAGGCTTCTCGGCGGGCGTGGAACTCGGCGGCGTGTCGGTGTATTTGTCCGAGATCGCCACCAAGGGCAACAAGGGCTTCTATTGTTCGTGGCAGTCGGGCAGCCAGCAGGTCGCCGTGGTGTTCGCGGCGCTGATCGGCGTGATCATGAACCGCCTGCTGCCGCCCGACCAGATGACTGCCTGGGGCTGGCGCGTGCCGTTCCTGATCGGCTGTCTGATTGTGCCGTTCCTCTTCATCATCCGCCGCTCGCTGCGCGAAACCGACGAGTTCCTCGCGAGGAAGCATCGTCCGGGCATGCGCGAGATCACGCGCTCCATCGTGCAGAACTGGGGCATCGTGATTGCCGGCATGGGCATGGTCATCATGACGACCGTGTCGTTCTACATGATCACGGCCTACACGCCGACCTTCGGCAAGGAAGTGCTCAAGCTCGACGCAGTCGATGCGCTCGTCGTGACCGTGTGCGTCGGCATCTCGAATCTCGTGTGGCTGCCGGTGATGGGCGCGGTGTCGGACCGTATCGGCCGCCGTCCGGTGCTGCTGGCGTTCACCATCCTCACCATTCTGACGTCGTATCCGGCGGTGCAGTGGCTGGTTGCGGACCCGTCGTTTGCGCGGCTGCTGATGGTCGAATTGTGGCTCTCGTTCCTGTACGGCAGCTACAACGGCGCGATGGTCGTGGCGCTGACCGAAGTGATGCCCGTCGATGTGCGCACCACCGGCTTCTCGATGGCCTACAGTCTCGCGACGACCATCGGCGGCTTCACGCCCGCCATTTCGACGTATCTGATCCACTCCACCGGCAACAAGGCGGCGCCGGGCCTGTGGATGGGCCTGGCCGCGATCTGCGGCCTGATCGCGACGCTCGTGCTGTACCGCTCGCCGGAGGCGCGCAATCAGTACAAGACGGCCTGA
- a CDS encoding tetratricopeptide repeat protein, with product MDTVFARGFAAHRDGRLTEAERDYQAALAAEPHHVDALHYLGVLRHQQGQHAEAAELVRRAVDLRPTDAGLQLNLGNALKALGRLDDAIERFRNALTLAPGFPLAQYNLGNAYTAAGRHEDAADAFEKALRLQPNDAAAWNNFGNALSALRRFKDASQAFTRALALRPRHAGAHNNLGMALNALGDTHGAIEQFRAAVQAEPNYVAAHFNLGNLLEANGNPADALPALRRAVDLQPRFAPGRFSLGHALSRLGRHDEAVPHFERAVGLDPKYGVAWLSLGNAHLLLGAHQAALRAFDEALRLDPDSQAAQLNRALALLTTGDYARGLPAYEWRLKTSGSEPAPPLPRWNGEPMPERTLLVRAEQGFGDTLQFVRFVPFAARLVGKLVLEVQPALVPLLAPAANAARVELRAKPDNAAPRADAFCPLLSLPLALGMTSRDAIPARTPYLVVPADYRRKWRGSIGGAHKRKIGIAWSGRMQPGETRSVPVEALVPLFALEGIDWVVLQPFLTGHERDVLRAHPNTKSIHCLEGRLMNFADTGAIVDRLDEVVSIDTSVAHLAGALGKPVTIMLPFAADWRWGVETGKSAWYRSARLVRQRAPGQWREVIEETAAALRG from the coding sequence ATGGACACCGTTTTCGCCCGCGGTTTCGCGGCCCATCGTGACGGCCGCCTGACCGAAGCGGAGCGCGACTATCAAGCCGCGCTCGCCGCCGAACCTCATCACGTCGACGCGCTGCATTATCTCGGCGTGCTGCGCCATCAGCAGGGCCAGCACGCGGAGGCTGCCGAGCTCGTGCGCCGCGCGGTCGACCTGCGTCCGACCGATGCCGGCCTGCAACTGAATCTCGGCAACGCGCTGAAGGCGCTCGGCCGTCTCGACGACGCGATCGAGCGGTTCCGCAATGCGCTCACGCTCGCGCCGGGCTTTCCGCTCGCGCAGTACAACCTCGGCAACGCCTATACGGCGGCGGGCCGTCACGAAGACGCGGCCGATGCCTTCGAGAAGGCGCTGCGCCTGCAGCCCAACGACGCCGCCGCGTGGAACAACTTCGGCAACGCGCTCTCGGCGCTGCGCCGCTTCAAGGACGCGTCGCAGGCCTTCACGCGCGCGCTCGCGCTGCGCCCGCGTCATGCCGGCGCGCACAACAATCTGGGCATGGCGCTCAACGCGCTGGGCGACACGCACGGAGCGATCGAACAGTTTCGCGCCGCGGTGCAGGCCGAACCGAACTACGTCGCGGCGCATTTCAACCTGGGCAACCTGCTCGAGGCGAATGGCAATCCCGCCGATGCGCTGCCCGCCCTGCGCCGCGCGGTGGACCTGCAGCCGCGTTTCGCGCCGGGACGTTTCAGCCTCGGCCATGCGCTCTCCCGCCTCGGCCGTCACGACGAAGCCGTGCCGCATTTCGAGCGCGCGGTCGGGCTCGATCCCAAGTACGGCGTCGCGTGGCTGTCTCTCGGCAACGCGCATCTCCTGCTCGGCGCGCATCAGGCGGCGCTGCGCGCGTTCGATGAAGCGCTGCGCCTCGATCCCGACTCGCAAGCCGCGCAACTGAACCGCGCCCTCGCCCTGCTGACGACCGGCGACTATGCGCGCGGGCTGCCCGCCTACGAATGGCGTCTGAAGACGTCCGGAAGCGAACCCGCGCCGCCTTTGCCGCGCTGGAACGGCGAGCCGATGCCGGAGCGCACGCTGCTCGTGCGTGCCGAGCAAGGTTTCGGCGACACCTTGCAGTTCGTTCGCTTCGTGCCGTTCGCGGCGAGGCTCGTCGGCAAGCTGGTGCTCGAGGTGCAACCCGCGCTCGTGCCGCTGCTGGCGCCGGCGGCGAATGCCGCGCGCGTCGAATTGCGAGCCAAGCCGGATAATGCCGCCCCGCGCGCCGATGCGTTCTGCCCGCTGCTGAGCCTGCCGCTCGCACTCGGCATGACATCGCGCGATGCCATTCCGGCGCGGACGCCCTATCTCGTCGTGCCCGCCGATTACCGGCGCAAGTGGCGCGGCTCGATCGGCGGCGCGCATAAGCGCAAGATCGGCATTGCGTGGTCCGGACGGATGCAGCCGGGCGAAACGCGCTCGGTGCCCGTCGAGGCGCTGGTGCCGCTCTTCGCGCTCGAAGGCATCGACTGGGTCGTGCTGCAACCGTTCCTGACGGGCCATGAACGCGACGTCCTGCGCGCGCACCCGAACACGAAATCGATTCACTGTCTGGAAGGCCGGCTGATGAATTTCGCGGACACGGGCGCGATCGTCGACCGGCTGGATGAGGTGGTGTCGATCGATACCTCGGTCGCGCATCTGGCGGGCGCGCTCGGCAAACCGGTCACGATCATGCTGCCGTTCGCCGCCGACTGGCGCTGGGGCGTCGAGACCGGCAAGAGCGCGTGGTACCGCAGCGCGCGCCTCGTGCGTCAGCGCGCGCCGGGGCAATGGCGGGAAGTCATCGAGGAAACGGCGGCGGCGCTGCGAGGCTGA
- a CDS encoding cation:proton antiporter, whose translation MHHAIGFIQDLAVIMAIAGVVTVLFHRLRQPVVLGYIVAGVIIGPYTPPFNLIHDEQTIQTLGELGVVFLMFSLGLEFSLRKLFKVGATAFVAALSEIVLMIWIGYEIGRWFGWNAMDSLFLGAMLAISSTTIIVKALSELGMKGEGFAQLVFGILIVEDILAIAMLVLLSGIAQTGSVSAGIAVVTLGKLLLFMTVSLVVGILTVPRALNYVARAKSDEMLLVTVLGFCFGFCLLVVKLDYSIALGAFLIGAIMAESKNLARIEHLIAPVRDMFSAIFFVTIGLLLNPAVLVDYAWPIAVITVAVVLGKIVSCGLGTFLAGKDGRTAMRVGMSVAQIGEFSFIIASLGLSLKVTSSFLYPIAVAVSALTTLFTPYLMRAADPLTMRLARAMPAPLANTFGLYSQWLASLTPASGGPTLFSMTKRIVLQIAVNLALVAAIFLGASYAAPFASAHLARWLETDNTQRVVLWGAALIVALPFLVAVYRKLESLALLLAEVSVQPAKAGRFTRAIRSAISGLIPIVAMFGVFLLVAALSGGILPPFGLMIGVLLCAALLLTVLWRWCVKIHATMQIALRETFEEPRDH comes from the coding sequence ATGCATCACGCGATCGGCTTCATCCAGGATCTCGCGGTGATCATGGCCATTGCGGGCGTCGTGACCGTGCTGTTCCACCGCCTGCGGCAGCCGGTTGTGCTCGGTTATATCGTCGCGGGCGTGATCATCGGGCCGTACACGCCGCCGTTCAATCTCATCCACGACGAACAGACCATCCAGACGCTCGGCGAACTCGGCGTCGTCTTCCTGATGTTTTCGCTCGGGCTCGAATTCAGCCTGCGCAAGCTGTTCAAGGTCGGCGCGACGGCCTTCGTCGCGGCGCTCTCGGAAATCGTGCTGATGATCTGGATCGGCTACGAGATCGGGCGCTGGTTCGGCTGGAACGCGATGGACTCGCTCTTCCTCGGCGCGATGCTCGCCATTTCGTCGACGACCATCATCGTGAAGGCGCTTTCCGAACTCGGCATGAAAGGCGAGGGCTTCGCGCAGCTCGTGTTCGGCATATTGATCGTCGAGGACATTCTCGCCATCGCGATGCTCGTGCTGCTTTCGGGCATCGCGCAGACGGGCTCGGTGAGCGCGGGCATCGCGGTCGTCACGCTCGGCAAGCTGTTGCTGTTCATGACGGTGTCGCTCGTGGTCGGCATTCTCACCGTGCCGCGTGCGCTCAATTACGTCGCGCGCGCGAAGAGCGACGAGATGCTGCTCGTCACCGTGCTCGGCTTCTGTTTCGGCTTCTGCCTGCTCGTCGTGAAGCTCGATTATTCGATCGCGCTCGGCGCGTTTCTGATCGGCGCGATCATGGCGGAGTCGAAGAATCTCGCGCGCATCGAGCATCTGATCGCGCCGGTGCGCGACATGTTCTCGGCGATCTTCTTCGTCACCATCGGGCTTCTGCTGAATCCGGCGGTGCTGGTCGACTATGCGTGGCCGATCGCCGTCATCACGGTCGCGGTGGTGCTGGGCAAGATCGTGTCGTGCGGGCTCGGCACGTTTCTCGCGGGCAAAGACGGACGCACGGCGATGCGCGTGGGCATGAGCGTCGCGCAGATCGGCGAGTTCTCGTTCATCATCGCGTCGCTTGGGTTGTCGCTCAAGGTCACGAGCAGCTTTCTCTATCCGATCGCGGTGGCCGTGTCCGCGCTGACGACGCTCTTCACGCCGTATCTGATGCGCGCCGCCGATCCGCTCACGATGCGCCTCGCCCGCGCCATGCCCGCGCCGCTCGCCAACACCTTCGGTCTGTATTCGCAATGGCTCGCGAGTCTCACGCCCGCGAGCGGCGGACCGACGCTCTTCTCGATGACCAAGCGCATCGTGCTTCAGATCGCGGTGAATCTGGCGCTCGTCGCGGCGATTTTTCTGGGCGCGTCTTATGCCGCGCCGTTCGCGTCCGCCCATCTCGCGCGCTGGCTCGAAACCGACAACACGCAGCGCGTGGTGTTGTGGGGCGCGGCGCTGATCGTCGCGTTGCCGTTTCTGGTCGCCGTGTATCGCAAGCTCGAATCGCTTGCGCTGTTGCTCGCCGAAGTGAGCGTGCAGCCCGCGAAAGCGGGGCGCTTCACGCGCGCGATCCGCTCGGCGATTTCCGGGCTCATTCCGATCGTCGCGATGTTCGGCGTCTTTCTGCTGGTCGCGGCATTGTCGGGCGGCATTCTCCCGCCGTTCGGGCTGATGATCGGCGTGCTGCTGTGCGCGGCGCTCCTGCTGACCGTGCTGTGGCGCTGGTGCGTAAAAATCCACGCGACGATGCAGATCGCCTTGCGCGAAACCTTCGAGGAACCGCGCGATCACTGA
- a CDS encoding DUF2968 domain-containing protein → MKQPSTIRYATLALALSVGLLALAPSAFAAAPQSKYGTKSTQSAQSGDDAATQASAEDLSDLQADARAPRVEGNIAELQNLMQAGSLIELRETRNGSYGAKLFFLAQDMLFYVALSQEDRLWRVVKTQDQVRAESIYAQFARKSSDLADGEIRRMQLAAQKSLLDRVIAKSADRANRLTADLALAQQQDSQVSERQQQLQAESAALQTDKLEAERKLRALQMQVDQLQRQAEAGLAPVSVMPSR, encoded by the coding sequence ATGAAGCAACCCAGTACTATCCGTTACGCGACGCTCGCGCTCGCACTTTCCGTCGGGCTCCTCGCGCTGGCCCCGAGCGCGTTCGCCGCAGCGCCGCAGTCGAAATACGGGACGAAGTCGACGCAATCCGCACAATCCGGCGACGATGCCGCCACGCAGGCATCCGCCGAGGACCTGTCCGACCTGCAAGCCGATGCCCGCGCGCCGCGCGTCGAGGGCAACATCGCCGAGTTGCAGAATCTGATGCAGGCCGGCAGCCTCATCGAATTGCGTGAAACGCGTAATGGCAGCTACGGCGCGAAGCTTTTCTTCCTCGCGCAGGACATGTTGTTCTACGTGGCGCTCTCGCAAGAAGACCGTCTGTGGCGCGTGGTCAAGACGCAGGATCAGGTGCGTGCGGAATCGATCTACGCGCAGTTTGCCCGCAAGAGTTCCGATCTCGCCGATGGCGAAATCCGCCGCATGCAACTGGCGGCGCAGAAGTCGCTGCTCGACCGGGTGATCGCGAAATCGGCCGACCGGGCCAATCGCCTCACCGCCGACCTCGCGCTCGCGCAGCAGCAGGACTCGCAAGTATCGGAACGACAGCAGCAATTGCAGGCCGAGTCGGCCGCGCTGCAGACCGACAAGCTCGAAGCCGAACGCAAGCTGCGCGCGCTTCAGATGCAGGTCGATCAGTTGCAGCGGCAGGCGGAAGCCGGACTTGCGCCGGTGAGCGTGATGCCGTCGCGCTAA
- the glnK gene encoding P-II family nitrogen regulator, with protein MKRITAIIKPFKLDEVREALAEVGLTGLTVTEVKGFGRQKGHTELYRGAEYVVDFLPKVKIEVVVANDQTDRVIDAIIGAARTGKIGDGKIFVADVERVIRIRTGEENEAAV; from the coding sequence ATGAAACGCATCACCGCCATCATCAAACCGTTCAAGCTCGACGAAGTCCGCGAAGCGCTCGCCGAAGTGGGGCTCACGGGTTTGACGGTCACGGAAGTGAAGGGCTTCGGCCGTCAAAAGGGGCATACGGAGCTTTATCGTGGTGCAGAGTATGTCGTCGACTTCCTGCCGAAAGTGAAGATCGAAGTCGTCGTCGCCAACGATCAGACCGACCGGGTCATCGACGCGATCATCGGCGCGGCGCGCACCGGCAAAATCGGCGACGGCAAGATTTTCGTCGCCGATGTCGAGCGCGTCATCCGCATTCGCACCGGCGAGGAAAACGAAGCGGCGGTCTGA
- a CDS encoding ABC transporter substrate-binding protein has product MKRLKFASVVMIAVLPCAVLAGSPQVIKFGVDPTFPPFESKLPDGSIVGFDIDLGQAICANLHAKCEWVEQSLDGMIPALKARKFDAVLSGMAATPARREQIDFTNRLYAGPSRLVARGGANLQPTAESLRGKRIGVQQGSAQEAYARRDWAPAGVSIVTYQNQDQVYEDLQNGRLDAAFQPVVQADLGFLKQPRGKGFGFVGAEVKDRRLIGDGVAIGIRKGNQELAAQINQAIANIRKSGEYERINRKYFDFDIYGE; this is encoded by the coding sequence ATGAAACGACTGAAATTTGCAAGCGTTGTGATGATCGCCGTTCTGCCGTGCGCGGTGCTGGCCGGCAGTCCGCAGGTCATCAAGTTCGGCGTCGATCCGACTTTTCCGCCGTTCGAATCGAAATTGCCCGATGGCTCGATCGTCGGTTTCGACATCGATCTGGGCCAGGCGATTTGCGCCAACCTGCACGCGAAATGCGAGTGGGTCGAGCAAAGCCTCGACGGCATGATTCCCGCACTCAAGGCACGCAAGTTCGATGCGGTGCTGTCCGGCATGGCCGCGACTCCGGCGCGGCGCGAACAGATCGACTTCACAAATCGGCTGTATGCCGGGCCGTCGCGCCTCGTGGCCCGTGGGGGCGCGAATCTTCAGCCGACGGCGGAGTCGCTGCGCGGCAAGCGGATCGGCGTGCAGCAGGGCTCGGCGCAGGAAGCCTACGCGCGACGTGATTGGGCGCCCGCCGGCGTGAGCATCGTGACCTATCAGAACCAGGATCAGGTCTACGAGGATCTGCAAAACGGCCGGCTCGATGCAGCGTTCCAGCCGGTCGTCCAGGCTGATCTCGGCTTTCTCAAGCAGCCGCGCGGCAAGGGCTTTGGGTTCGTCGGTGCGGAAGTCAAGGATCGCAGGTTGATCGGCGATGGCGTTGCCATCGGTATCCGCAAGGGCAATCAGGAACTCGCCGCTCAGATCAATCAGGCGATCGCCAACATTCGCAAGAGCGGCGAGTATGAGCGGATCAATCGCAAGTACTTCGACTTCGACATATACGGCGAATGA
- a CDS encoding GNAT family N-acetyltransferase, which translates to MTNFQPTSSCDGAPQVSLREATTADTALIAAMHARSWASAYRGILPDDYLDHGLEAERAAHWDTHMKAIAACAGRVLVAEHGGEAVGFVCLLAPDATGSVLVDNLHALPGHKGLGTGTAMLAEAIRWARSRGARQLHLSVLEQNTAAIGFYESRGWLREAREADHMAGIDLFSLRYVYALD; encoded by the coding sequence ATGACTAACTTTCAGCCGACATCGTCCTGCGACGGAGCACCGCAGGTTTCGCTGCGCGAGGCAACGACCGCCGATACCGCGCTGATCGCTGCCATGCATGCACGCAGTTGGGCATCGGCGTATCGCGGAATCCTGCCGGACGACTATCTCGATCACGGCCTGGAAGCCGAGCGCGCGGCGCACTGGGACACGCACATGAAGGCGATCGCCGCGTGCGCGGGCCGCGTGCTGGTCGCCGAACATGGTGGCGAAGCGGTGGGTTTCGTCTGCCTGCTGGCACCAGATGCGACGGGCAGCGTGCTCGTCGACAACCTGCACGCGTTGCCAGGACACAAAGGGCTGGGCACGGGCACCGCGATGCTCGCCGAGGCTATCCGCTGGGCGCGCTCGCGCGGCGCGCGCCAATTGCATCTCTCGGTGCTCGAGCAGAACACGGCGGCAATCGGCTTTTACGAGTCGCGCGGCTGGCTGCGTGAAGCGCGTGAAGCCGATCACATGGCAGGCATTGATCTGTTTTCGCTGCGCTACGTCTACGCGCTCGACTGA